Proteins from a genomic interval of Drosophila melanogaster chromosome 2R:
- the Tret1-2 gene encoding trehalose transporter 1-2 → MKILMRADTHVSFSVPADGLKANFTFSQVLAALSVSLCSLVVGFVSAYTSPALVSMTDRTITSFEVTKDAGSWVGGIMPLAALAGGITGGPLIEYLGRRSTILATAVPFIVSSLLIACAVNVIMILCGRFLTGFCVGIASLSLPVYLGETLQPEVRGTLGLLPTALGNIGILVCYVAGSFMNWSMLAFLGAALPVPFLILMIIIPETPRWFVNRGQEERARKALKWLRGKEADVEPELKELMQSQADADRQATQNTCLELFKRNNLKPLSISLGLMFFQQFSGINAVIFYTVQIFKDAGSTIDSNLSTIIVGVVNFFATFMGIILIDRLGRKILLYVSDIAMIVTLSILGGFFYCKAHGPDVSHLGWLPLTCFVIYILGFSLGFGPIPWLMMGEILPAKIRGPAASVVTAFNWFCTFVVTKTFQDLTVAMGAHGAFWLFGAICIVGLFFVIIFVPETRGKSLEEIERKMMGRVPMSSVVNIKPFPFNM, encoded by the exons ATGAAGATCCTGATGCGAGCGGACACCCATGTGTCCTTCTCCGTGCCCGCCGATGGGCTCAAGGCCAATTTTACCTTTTCCCAG GTTTTGGCTGCTCTGAGTGTCTCGCTGTGCTCCTTGGTGGTCGGATTTGTCAGCGCTTACACGTCGCCTGCACTTGTGTCGATGACCGATCGGACCATCACCTCCTTTGAGGTCACAAAAGATGCT GGTTCCTGGGTTGGTGGCATCATGCCACTGGCTGCATTAGCAGGTGGCATAACAGGAGGACCCTTGATCGAATATCTGGGCAGGCGCAGCACCATCCTGGCCACTGCGGTGCCCTTCATCGTATCATCACTGCTGATTGCGTGTGCTGTGAATGTGATCATGATTCTGTGCGGACGATTCCTAACTGGATTCTGCGTTGGCATTGCCTCTTTATCCCTGCCCGTCTACCTGGGTGAGACTTTGCAGCCGGAAGTGCGGGGCACTTTGGGTTTGCTGCCCACCGCTCTTGGTAACATAGGCATCCTGGTTTGCTATGTGGCGGGATCCTTTATGAATTGGTCGATGCTGGCCTTCTTGGGAGCTGCTCTGCCCGTTCCCTTCCTGATTTTGATGATCATTATCCCCGAAACTCCGCGCTGGTTTGTGAACCGTGGTCAGGAAGAGCGCGCCAGGAAGGCTTTGAAATGGCTGCGTGGCAAGGAGGCGGATGTGGAGCCCGAACTAAAGGAGTTGATGCAATCTCAGGCCGATGCCGATCGTCAGGCCACTCAGAACACCTGTTTGGAGCTGTTTAAGCGAAACAATCTGAAGCCACTTTCCATTTCCTTGGGTCTGATGTTCTTTCAACAGTTCAGCGGTATCAACGCGGTTATTTTCTACACGGTCCAGATCTTCAAGGATGCGGGATCCACAATTGATAGCAATCTTTCCACGATCATCGTGGGTGTAGTTAACTTTTTTGCTACGTTTATGGGCATCATTCTGATTGATCGGTTGGGCAGAAAG ATTCTTCTGTATGTATCCGACATCGCCATGATCGTGACCCTGTCCATTCTGGGCGGCTTCTTCTACTGCAAGGCGCATGGTCCGGATGTGTCCCATTTGGGTTGGTTGCCACTCACTTGCTTCGTTATCTACATTCTGGGATTCTCCCTGGGCTTCGGACCCATTCCCTGGCTGATGATGGGTGAGATTCTGCCAGCCAAGATTCGAGGACCGGCTGCATCGGTGGTCACGGCTTTCAACTGGTTCTGCACGTTTGTGGTAACCAAGACCTTCCAGGACCTCACGG TTGCTATGGGCGCGCATGGAGCCTTCTGGCTATTCGGCGCCATCTGCATCGTGGGTCTGTTCTTTGTGATTATTTTTGTGCCCGAAACGCGGGGCAAGTCGTTGGAGGAAATTGAGCGAAAGATGATGGGCCGTGTGCCCATGTCCTCGGTGGTCAACATCAAGCCATTTCCTTTCAACATGTAA